From one Acidobacteriota bacterium genomic stretch:
- a CDS encoding tyrosine-type recombinase/integrase, translated as MTLVKRPPKRKPRGRHPLNALTPVFVRNVNQAGRYCDGQGLYLDVRPTGSRGWIQRLTIRGRRAELGLGGFPLVSLKEAREKAFANRKLAREGGDPRAGKRESKSMPTFADATRTVWKQLRPGWRSPRHAQLWLGSLERHVLPHIGKMPIAEVTSADLIGILAPIWHEKASTARKLRQRIRAVLEWAVAMDLRPDNPCDRIGPVLGAQGKVVRHMRALPHRKVAAALQSVQASNARPVLKLAFEFLVLTATRSGEVRRAAWTEIDRDEGVWTIPARRTKGNREHRVPLSRRALEILKEARAVGGVGPFVFPSVRGKPVGNTAMAELLRRLRIAAVPHGFRSSFRDWAAEETDHPREVAEAALAHKVRNPIEAAYRRTDLFERRRRLMDDWADYLAGESRDPAAGRLH; from the coding sequence ATGACACTTGTGAAACGTCCCCCGAAACGCAAGCCGCGCGGGCGGCATCCCCTCAACGCCCTGACCCCGGTCTTCGTCCGCAATGTGAATCAGGCCGGACGCTACTGCGACGGCCAGGGCCTTTATCTCGACGTCCGGCCCACGGGCAGCCGGGGCTGGATTCAACGTCTCACCATCCGTGGCCGCCGAGCCGAACTCGGACTCGGTGGATTCCCCCTCGTCTCGCTCAAGGAAGCGCGCGAGAAGGCGTTCGCCAACCGGAAGCTGGCCCGCGAGGGGGGCGACCCCCGGGCCGGGAAGCGGGAGTCCAAGTCGATGCCCACCTTCGCGGACGCCACCCGGACGGTCTGGAAGCAGCTGCGTCCGGGCTGGCGCTCCCCCCGGCATGCGCAGCTCTGGCTGGGAAGCCTGGAGCGCCACGTCCTGCCTCATATCGGGAAGATGCCGATTGCGGAGGTGACGAGCGCCGACCTGATCGGCATCCTCGCTCCGATCTGGCACGAGAAGGCCTCCACCGCCCGCAAGCTGCGCCAGCGCATCCGCGCGGTCCTGGAGTGGGCCGTGGCGATGGATCTTCGGCCCGACAACCCCTGTGACCGGATCGGCCCGGTGCTCGGTGCGCAGGGGAAGGTGGTGCGTCACATGCGGGCGTTGCCCCACCGGAAGGTGGCGGCCGCGCTCCAGTCGGTGCAGGCATCCAACGCGCGGCCGGTGTTGAAGCTGGCCTTCGAGTTCCTGGTGCTGACGGCGACACGCTCCGGCGAGGTCCGCAGGGCGGCTTGGACGGAGATCGATCGGGACGAAGGGGTGTGGACCATCCCTGCCCGACGCACGAAGGGGAATCGGGAGCACCGGGTCCCGCTCAGTCGCCGTGCGTTGGAGATCCTCAAGGAGGCGCGGGCGGTCGGTGGCGTCGGCCCATTCGTGTTTCCGAGCGTGCGCGGCAAGCCAGTCGGGAACACGGCGATGGCGGAGTTGCTCCGGAGGTTGAGGATCGCGGCCGTGCCGCACGGCTTCCGGTCGAGTTTCCGGGACTGGGCGGCGGAGGAGACGGATCATCCGCGCGAAGTGGCGGAGGCGGCGCTGGCGCACAAGGTGCGCAACCCGATCGAGGCCGCCTACCGGCGCACGGACCTGTTCGAACGCCGGCGCCGACTTATGGACGACTGGGCGGACTACCTGGCTGGCGAGAGTCGAGACCCGGCGGCCGGACGGCTCCATTGA
- a CDS encoding sodium/solute symporter (Members of the Solute:Sodium Symporter (SSS), TC 2.A.21 as described in tcdb.org, catalyze solute:Na+ symport. Known solutes for members of the family include sugars, amino acids, nucleosides, inositols, vitamins, urea or anions, depending on the system.), with protein sequence MNSPGGGLAAVDWAIIVLYALGTVALGYFYGRRQNSLKEYFTGGGRMNSIVVGFSIFATGLSTISYLAVPGEAIGKGPGAMFNNFMVYPILYLVIGYVFLPLYMRRRVTSAYEYLEERLGLRIRLLGAVIFVFSRLIWMSLLVYLSARAMVVMLGVDESWVPVVILVTGFVAVLYTSVGGLRTVVITDTLQLTLMLGGAWLVIGIVTYHLGGVTWVPTSWQPHWDHQPWFSLDPAVRVTVFGSVIYVALEGICGAASDQTHVQRYMATGSLKAARRSMIANILSGLAVVLTLWITGLALLGYVQQAAQTLPSHINVGQGADSVFPYFIAYVLPPGISGLVVSAMFAAGMSSVDSGVNSITAVVSRDFLHRFGRLPASRRARTRLAKIIAFSVGAIVVLVGSLIDNVPGNIWAVGQKTSGLLSTPLFGLFCFAFFVRFATTLGVVFGTVTGITTAVLVAYSGPIFGFDPETGYDPVSFIWIGPFALAANLLVGILVSALHQKLRRSDG encoded by the coding sequence ATGAATAGTCCGGGCGGCGGACTCGCAGCCGTGGACTGGGCGATCATCGTCCTCTACGCGCTGGGCACGGTCGCCTTGGGATATTTCTACGGGCGCCGTCAGAACAGCCTCAAGGAGTATTTCACCGGCGGCGGACGCATGAATTCCATCGTGGTGGGGTTCTCCATCTTCGCCACCGGCCTGAGCACCATCTCCTACCTGGCGGTCCCCGGCGAGGCCATCGGCAAGGGTCCGGGCGCCATGTTCAACAACTTCATGGTCTATCCCATCCTCTACCTGGTCATCGGCTACGTCTTCCTACCCCTCTACATGCGCCGGCGCGTCACCAGTGCCTACGAATACCTGGAAGAGAGGCTGGGGCTGCGGATCCGGCTCCTGGGAGCCGTCATATTCGTCTTTTCGCGTCTGATCTGGATGTCGCTTCTCGTCTACCTCTCCGCCCGGGCCATGGTCGTCATGCTGGGCGTGGACGAATCGTGGGTGCCCGTCGTTATTCTGGTCACGGGATTCGTCGCCGTGCTCTACACGTCGGTGGGGGGTCTGAGAACCGTCGTCATTACGGACACCCTCCAACTGACCCTCATGCTGGGGGGAGCTTGGCTCGTGATCGGGATCGTGACCTACCACCTGGGGGGCGTCACCTGGGTCCCAACCTCCTGGCAGCCTCATTGGGACCACCAGCCGTGGTTCAGCCTCGACCCGGCAGTCCGGGTCACCGTCTTCGGATCGGTGATTTACGTCGCCCTCGAGGGCATCTGTGGAGCCGCCTCCGACCAGACCCATGTCCAGAGATACATGGCCACGGGGAGCCTGAAGGCCGCCCGGCGCTCCATGATTGCCAATATTCTTTCGGGTCTCGCCGTCGTCCTCACTCTCTGGATCACCGGGCTCGCCCTTCTGGGGTACGTGCAGCAGGCGGCCCAGACGCTTCCTTCCCACATCAACGTCGGTCAAGGCGCCGACAGTGTCTTTCCCTATTTCATTGCCTACGTGCTGCCCCCCGGCATCTCGGGTCTCGTGGTGTCGGCGATGTTCGCCGCCGGCATGTCCAGCGTCGACTCGGGCGTGAACTCCATTACCGCCGTGGTCAGCCGCGATTTTCTGCACCGTTTCGGGAGATTGCCGGCCAGCCGGCGCGCCCGGACCCGCTTGGCCAAGATCATTGCGTTCTCCGTCGGGGCGATCGTGGTGTTGGTCGGCTCCCTCATTGACAACGTGCCGGGAAACATCTGGGCGGTCGGCCAGAAGACGTCGGGGTTGCTCTCGACACCCCTGTTCGGTCTCTTTTGTTTCGCCTTTTTCGTCCGCTTCGCGACCACTCTGGGAGTGGTCTTCGGCACCGTGACCGGCATCACGACGGCGGTCCTGGTGGCCTACTCCGGACCGATCTTCGGATTCGACCCGGAAACCGGATACGACCCGGTGAGTTTCATCTGGATCGGACCATTCGCCTTGGCGGCGAATCTGCTCGTGGGAATCCTGGTGAGCGCCCTTCACCAGAAGCTCCGCCGGTCTGATGGTTAA
- a CDS encoding DUF2784 family protein, producing the protein MSLLHLLDIFFLLFHSLWILLVILGWIWSRTRRLCLAALALTTISWFGFGYWRGWGYCICTDWHWQVRRSLGDLNLPHNYIGFLIREGTGLEVPDPVLEPVILGAFLASVAGGVGLSLRDRSLKAGTEDGDKNVAAPESPTGEQEDLHE; encoded by the coding sequence ATGAGTCTTCTCCATCTTCTGGACATCTTCTTCCTCCTCTTCCACTCCCTCTGGATCCTCCTGGTGATCCTGGGTTGGATCTGGTCCCGGACCCGCCGCCTGTGCCTGGCGGCGCTGGCGCTGACCACGATTTCGTGGTTCGGATTCGGCTACTGGCGGGGGTGGGGCTACTGCATCTGCACTGACTGGCACTGGCAGGTGCGGCGGTCGCTGGGTGACCTCAACCTGCCCCACAACTACATCGGCTTTCTGATCAGGGAAGGGACCGGCCTGGAGGTCCCGGATCCGGTTCTGGAACCGGTCATCCTGGGCGCCTTCCTGGCGTCCGTAGCCGGGGGCGTTGGTCTCAGCCTGCGGGACCGCTCCCTGAAAGCCGGCACCGAAGACGGCGACAAGAACGTCGCCGCTCCCGAGTCCCCCACCGGAGAGCAGGAGGACCTCCATGAATAG
- a CDS encoding FAD-binding protein — MDALKCDLLIVGGGAAGLRAAVAAVEVQPDLDIVVVSKVYPMRSHTVSAEGGTAAVLRDYDSHDLHCFDTIRGSDYLADQDAVELFVDTAPKEVLQLEHWGCPWSRDRDGRISVRAFGGMSVKRTVFASDKTGFHMLHSLFQHSLRFARIRRYDEWFVTSLLVDDGECVGVTGLDLATGRIQPILARSVMLCTGGGGRIFPFTTNGNIKTGDGMAMAYRAGAPLKDMEFVQYHPTGLPGTGILITEASRGEGGYLFNSEGERFLERYIPGKMELGPRDILSRAIISERQAGRTYEGRHGEYVHLDLTHLGEKVIDEKLPFVRELASKYVGIDPVYQPIPVRPVVHYMMGGVSTGNDGSTPLRGLYAAGEVACVTINGANRLGSNSLTECLVFGGFAGEAAARHAQSTGLVDPSRVRAAARREEQRIEQGFLRREDGTERISGLRGEMQTAMEKGCGVFRTRESLLETTRELAELRERFADVRIDDRGKVFNTDLVAALELDFMLDVARCIAGAALTREESRGAQARVDFPERDDERFLHHQLSLISEEGPRLETQPVPITRWAPEERKY; from the coding sequence ATGGACGCATTGAAGTGTGATCTTCTGATCGTGGGCGGCGGGGCGGCCGGGCTGCGGGCGGCGGTGGCGGCGGTCGAGGTCCAGCCGGACCTGGATATCGTCGTGGTCTCCAAGGTCTACCCCATGCGCAGCCATACCGTGTCGGCCGAGGGCGGCACGGCAGCCGTGCTGCGCGATTACGACAGCCACGACCTGCATTGTTTCGACACGATTCGCGGAAGCGACTACTTGGCGGACCAGGACGCCGTGGAGCTTTTCGTGGACACCGCTCCGAAAGAGGTCCTTCAACTGGAGCACTGGGGCTGTCCGTGGAGCCGGGACCGGGACGGGCGCATCAGCGTTCGGGCGTTCGGGGGCATGAGCGTCAAGCGGACCGTGTTCGCCTCGGACAAGACCGGGTTCCACATGCTCCACAGCCTCTTCCAGCACTCGCTGCGTTTTGCCAGGATCCGCCGGTACGACGAGTGGTTCGTCACGTCTCTGCTGGTGGACGACGGCGAATGCGTGGGGGTGACCGGCTTGGATCTGGCCACCGGACGGATCCAACCCATCCTGGCCAGGTCCGTCATGCTCTGCACCGGCGGCGGCGGCCGGATCTTCCCCTTCACCACCAACGGCAACATCAAGACCGGCGACGGGATGGCCATGGCCTACCGGGCGGGAGCGCCGTTGAAGGACATGGAGTTCGTCCAATACCATCCCACAGGCCTGCCCGGGACCGGGATCCTGATCACGGAAGCCTCGCGCGGCGAAGGAGGATATCTCTTCAACAGCGAGGGCGAGAGGTTCCTGGAGCGCTATATCCCCGGGAAGATGGAACTGGGACCCAGGGACATCCTCTCTCGCGCCATCATCTCTGAGCGCCAGGCGGGCCGGACCTATGAAGGCCGACACGGCGAGTACGTCCATCTCGATCTCACCCATCTGGGTGAAAAGGTCATCGACGAGAAGCTTCCCTTCGTCCGGGAGCTGGCGTCCAAGTACGTGGGGATCGACCCAGTCTATCAACCCATTCCGGTCCGGCCGGTGGTGCACTATATGATGGGAGGCGTGAGTACCGGAAACGATGGGAGCACACCCCTGCGAGGCCTCTACGCAGCCGGCGAAGTCGCTTGTGTCACCATCAACGGCGCCAATCGTCTGGGGTCGAATTCCCTGACCGAATGCCTGGTCTTCGGCGGATTCGCCGGCGAGGCGGCTGCCCGCCACGCCCAGTCCACCGGCCTCGTCGATCCGAGCCGGGTCCGGGCGGCGGCCCGCAGGGAGGAGCAGCGGATCGAGCAGGGATTCCTCCGTCGGGAAGACGGGACCGAGCGCATCAGCGGTCTGCGGGGCGAGATGCAGACGGCCATGGAAAAGGGTTGCGGGGTCTTCCGCACCCGGGAGAGCCTGCTGGAGACCACCAGGGAGCTGGCGGAGTTGAGAGAGCGATTCGCCGACGTGCGCATCGACGACCGGGGCAAGGTCTTCAACACCGACCTGGTGGCGGCCCTGGAGCTGGACTTCATGCTGGACGTGGCCCGCTGCATTGCCGGCGCCGCCTTGACCCGCGAGGAGTCACGCGGGGCTCAGGCCAGGGTCGACTTTCCCGAGCGCGACGACGAGCGGTTCCTGCATCACCAACTGTCCCTCATCTCCGAGGAAGGTCCAAGGTTGGAGACCCAGCCGGTGCCCATCACCCGTTGGGCGCCCGAGGAGCGGAAATATTGA
- a CDS encoding succinate dehydrogenase/fumarate reductase iron-sulfur subunit, with product MKTIDITVTRYDPENSPVPYEQTYTIPYDDEMVVLDGLNYIKDHVDGSLSYRWSCRMGVCGSCGMTVNGVPKLTCAVFLKDYPQGVRVGPMDHFPVVRDLVIEMDDFMDKLRAVKPWMIREQEKPVEEGEYLQSPEELQLFRQFSMCINCGLCYAACPVYAADKSFIGPAAIALAHRYDMDSREEGQDQRAEVIGSHEGIWECSFVGECSVVCPKHVDPAAAIQRSKVQLTKDHILGLLWPWGKS from the coding sequence ATGAAGACCATCGACATCACCGTCACCCGGTACGATCCGGAGAATAGTCCCGTCCCGTACGAGCAGACCTACACCATCCCCTACGACGATGAGATGGTGGTCCTGGACGGCCTCAACTACATCAAGGACCACGTCGACGGGAGCCTGAGCTACCGTTGGTCCTGCCGCATGGGGGTGTGCGGAAGCTGCGGCATGACGGTCAACGGAGTTCCCAAGCTGACCTGCGCCGTCTTCCTGAAGGACTATCCCCAGGGCGTGCGGGTGGGTCCCATGGACCATTTCCCGGTGGTCCGGGATCTGGTCATCGAGATGGACGATTTCATGGACAAGCTCCGGGCGGTGAAGCCCTGGATGATTCGTGAGCAGGAAAAGCCGGTTGAAGAGGGGGAGTATCTCCAGTCTCCCGAGGAGTTGCAGCTCTTTCGGCAGTTCAGCATGTGCATCAATTGCGGTCTCTGCTACGCGGCCTGCCCGGTCTACGCGGCTGACAAGAGCTTCATCGGACCTGCCGCCATCGCTTTGGCGCACCGGTATGACATGGATTCCAGGGAGGAGGGCCAGGACCAGCGGGCCGAGGTCATCGGAAGCCACGAGGGGATCTGGGAATGCTCCTTTGTCGGCGAGTGCTCCGTGGTGTGTCCCAAGCATGTGGACCCGGCGGCGGCGATCCAGCGTTCCAAGGTGCAGTTGACCAAGGACCATATCCTTGGGTTGCTCTGGCCCTGGGGGAAATCGTGA
- a CDS encoding fumarate reductase subunit D, with protein MGVRLKTTDPIWWGLFSAGGTVAAFLVPVHILVTGLGIGLGWIPIETLSYERVRELLENPLVRLYLLVLISLPLFHAAHRLRHILIDLGGGAVKTPISVLCYGSAIAGTAAAVWLLL; from the coding sequence ATGGGGGTCCGGCTCAAGACAACCGACCCCATCTGGTGGGGACTCTTTTCGGCGGGCGGCACGGTGGCGGCCTTCCTGGTCCCGGTCCACATCCTGGTGACCGGCTTGGGCATCGGCCTGGGCTGGATTCCAATCGAGACGCTTTCCTACGAACGGGTTCGGGAACTCCTGGAGAACCCGTTGGTTCGGCTCTACCTGCTGGTTCTCATTTCATTGCCTCTCTTTCACGCGGCCCACCGTCTCCGGCACATCCTGATCGACCTGGGAGGCGGAGCCGTCAAGACGCCCATTTCGGTCCTCTGTTACGGTTCCGCCATTGCGGGGACGGCGGCTGCCGTCTGGCTGCTCCTGTAG
- a CDS encoding sigma-70 family RNA polymerase sigma factor has translation MMKSRFGANRGGYGSAGSVWRRNTGSNPWDQDGVLGRASDANRGSHGDDTIFAYLKEMGSIPLLTARQETEIASRLAKGRERLADSLYRCPLAVGELISWGPRLQVGEMRIREIARPDAKATSGVKAGEWFRIQLGAIARLDQRARRLWRRWRQVVQEGEPGFRELLGLARVRRAIAGRIRTLGLKEEARDRLLKSLKASLEPMLDLVNTSERLRESPAAEDQGRYRQVCSELERWEQSQCVTREQARRTFGRICDAEARATDAKQELVQSNLRLVVSVAKKYRGRGLAFLDLIQEGNIGLMKAVDRFNYRLGFKFSTYAHWWIRQAIQRSISEKGRTIRLPVHISEVVYKSVRTAREWTRIYGRKPSTEELAGAVGLPADRVQRILEIARKPVSLEAPIGRDEEGKLQDILEDCSSESPSDEFLRLSLADETSGILKNLDSREERVLRLRFGIEEGREHTLEQIGRVFSLTRERIRQIEASALRKLRRAYVEREPIHADSR, from the coding sequence ATGATGAAATCGAGATTTGGCGCGAATCGTGGCGGCTACGGGAGCGCGGGCTCTGTCTGGCGACGGAATACCGGCTCGAATCCATGGGATCAGGACGGAGTCCTGGGGCGGGCGTCGGATGCGAACCGGGGAAGCCACGGGGACGACACCATCTTTGCCTACCTCAAGGAGATGGGATCGATCCCTCTGTTGACGGCCAGGCAGGAGACCGAGATCGCCAGCCGGTTGGCAAAAGGAAGGGAGCGGCTCGCCGATAGTCTCTACCGTTGTCCGCTGGCCGTCGGAGAACTGATTTCCTGGGGGCCGCGGCTGCAGGTCGGAGAGATGCGGATCCGGGAGATCGCCCGCCCGGATGCCAAGGCCACCTCCGGGGTCAAGGCGGGGGAGTGGTTCCGGATCCAACTGGGGGCCATCGCCCGTTTGGACCAACGCGCCCGGCGGCTCTGGCGCCGATGGCGGCAGGTTGTGCAGGAGGGCGAGCCCGGCTTCCGGGAACTGCTGGGATTGGCCCGCGTCCGCCGCGCCATCGCCGGGCGGATTCGCACTCTGGGACTGAAGGAGGAAGCGAGAGACCGCCTGCTCAAGTCGCTCAAGGCCTCTCTGGAACCGATGCTGGACCTGGTCAACACGAGCGAGCGGCTCCGGGAGAGTCCCGCGGCGGAGGACCAGGGCAGATATCGGCAGGTATGCAGCGAACTGGAGCGGTGGGAGCAGTCCCAGTGCGTGACCCGGGAACAGGCGCGCCGAACCTTCGGCCGCATCTGCGACGCGGAGGCCCGGGCCACCGATGCCAAGCAGGAGCTGGTGCAGTCGAACCTGCGGCTGGTCGTGTCCGTGGCCAAGAAATACCGGGGCCGCGGGCTGGCTTTCCTGGATCTGATCCAGGAGGGGAACATCGGCCTGATGAAGGCGGTCGACCGCTTCAACTACCGTCTGGGCTTCAAGTTCTCCACCTACGCCCACTGGTGGATCCGGCAGGCGATCCAAAGATCCATCTCCGAGAAGGGGAGAACCATTCGACTTCCCGTCCACATCTCCGAAGTCGTCTACAAGTCCGTCCGAACGGCACGCGAGTGGACCCGGATCTATGGCCGCAAGCCCAGTACGGAAGAGCTCGCCGGAGCCGTGGGACTACCGGCGGACCGGGTCCAGCGCATCCTGGAAATCGCGCGAAAACCGGTGTCCCTGGAAGCCCCCATCGGCCGTGACGAGGAGGGTAAGCTGCAGGATATCCTCGAGGACTGCAGCAGCGAGTCTCCTTCCGACGAGTTCCTGCGTCTGAGCCTGGCGGATGAGACTTCAGGCATCCTCAAGAACCTGGATTCCCGGGAGGAGCGAGTGCTGCGCCTGAGGTTCGGGATTGAAGAAGGCCGGGAGCATACGCTGGAGCAGATCGGGCGCGTTTTCTCCCTGACGCGGGAGCGAATCCGGCAGATCGAGGCCTCCGCTCTCCGGAAGTTGCGGCGCGCATACGTCGAGCGGGAGCCGATTCACGCGGATTCGCGATAG
- a CDS encoding DUF1549 and DUF1553 domain-containing protein encodes MIATLLLAASTLTVSGAGPLALIPSDITLEGQDATQRLILIQRTPQRGSEADMTPEAAFTSSSPGVVRVDAQGVVRAVGDGEARITARLPDGRQTSVLVQVKSAGQPPRRDFRNQVRSVMTKSGCNSGPCHGAGAGQNFFKLSLRGYSLQEDFRALTREAGGRRISRREPSRSLVLLKPTLAVSHGGGKLLEPDSLDYRIMADWIAGGAKGPAPDDPRVERLEVYPSQAMLRPGVRHRLVVRAFYSDGRTEDVTRWGKYTSSDASVAKVGPDGMVETSGHGEANLSVWYLDRIATARVSVPFPARLREQVFRKAARHNFIDDLVLEKLQQMRIPPSELCTDSEFLRRAYLDAAGILPSGEEAKRFAADPDPGKRRRLVDALLERSEFVDLWAYKWSDLLLVSSSKLTPAATRTFHGWIRQAVAENKPWDRFVREIITASGSNLTNGAANYYLLHDGPTVLAENMTLTFMGIAINCARCHNHPLDKWTQDDYYHLSSFFSRVGRKNDLGYGFTDNPNSLKETTIFTASRGEVIHPLLGRPLPPRPLESAETISDRPGRDRRLPLAQWLTSGENRYFVRAVVNRVWHHLMGRGLVHPADDMRETNVASNPRLLDALGREFVRSGFDLKSLIRTIVNSAAYQRSSRPQDNSHDRKYYSHYLIRRLPAEVLLDVVSQALGVPESFAGHPEGVRALQLPDSRVSSYALTLFGRPSREINAYSERVRSSTVPQVLHLLNGELLSAKLRSPEGNLQRMLDQGFTDREIVRRIFWSSLSRPPSPSEEAEVLEMFGPDGGSASSGDRVRRELLEDFWAGVMMSKEFLFNH; translated from the coding sequence ATGATCGCGACTCTGCTGCTGGCCGCGTCCACTCTCACGGTTTCCGGAGCCGGTCCGCTGGCGCTGATCCCATCCGACATCACGCTTGAGGGACAGGATGCGACACAGCGGCTCATCCTGATCCAGCGGACGCCCCAACGCGGCTCCGAGGCCGACATGACCCCGGAAGCGGCTTTTACCTCTTCTTCTCCCGGCGTCGTCCGAGTGGACGCTCAAGGGGTGGTGCGGGCGGTGGGCGACGGAGAGGCCCGAATCACCGCCCGGCTGCCCGACGGCCGCCAGACATCCGTCCTTGTCCAGGTAAAATCGGCCGGCCAACCGCCGCGCCGGGACTTTCGGAACCAGGTCCGCTCGGTCATGACCAAGTCGGGTTGCAACTCGGGACCCTGCCACGGCGCGGGAGCGGGACAGAACTTCTTCAAGCTCTCGCTGAGAGGCTATTCCCTGCAGGAGGACTTCCGAGCCCTGACCCGGGAAGCCGGGGGCCGCAGAATCTCCCGCCGGGAGCCGTCGCGGAGTCTGGTCCTGCTGAAACCCACCCTGGCCGTCTCCCACGGGGGCGGAAAGCTGCTGGAACCGGACTCCCTCGACTATCGAATCATGGCCGACTGGATCGCGGGCGGAGCCAAGGGTCCCGCTCCCGACGATCCCAGGGTCGAGCGGTTGGAGGTCTACCCTTCGCAGGCGATGCTGCGGCCCGGGGTCCGGCACCGGCTGGTGGTCCGGGCGTTCTATTCCGACGGACGGACCGAGGACGTCACCCGCTGGGGCAAGTACACCAGCAGCGACGCCTCCGTGGCCAAGGTTGGGCCGGATGGAATGGTGGAGACATCGGGTCACGGCGAGGCCAACCTTTCAGTTTGGTACCTGGATCGGATCGCCACGGCGAGAGTTTCCGTTCCCTTTCCGGCCCGGCTTCGGGAGCAGGTCTTCCGCAAGGCGGCACGCCACAACTTCATCGACGACCTGGTCCTGGAGAAGCTGCAACAGATGAGGATTCCCCCGTCGGAGCTCTGCACCGATTCGGAGTTTCTCCGGCGAGCCTACCTGGACGCGGCGGGAATCCTGCCCAGCGGCGAAGAAGCGAAACGGTTCGCGGCCGATCCGGACCCTGGAAAACGACGCCGTCTTGTGGACGCGTTGCTGGAACGGTCCGAGTTCGTGGACCTCTGGGCCTACAAGTGGTCCGACCTCCTTCTCGTCTCCAGTTCCAAGCTCACTCCGGCCGCGACCCGCACCTTCCATGGTTGGATTCGACAGGCGGTCGCCGAAAACAAGCCCTGGGACCGCTTCGTCCGGGAGATCATCACCGCCTCCGGAAGCAATTTGACCAACGGCGCCGCCAACTACTACCTGCTTCACGACGGGCCCACCGTGCTGGCGGAGAACATGACCCTCACCTTCATGGGGATCGCCATCAACTGCGCCCGGTGCCACAACCACCCCCTGGACAAATGGACGCAGGACGACTACTACCACCTCTCCAGCTTCTTTTCCCGAGTCGGCCGCAAGAACGACCTGGGCTACGGTTTTACCGACAATCCCAACTCTTTGAAGGAGACCACCATTTTCACCGCCAGCCGCGGCGAGGTGATCCACCCGCTCTTGGGCCGGCCCCTGCCTCCCCGTCCTCTGGAGTCGGCGGAGACGATCAGCGACCGGCCGGGGAGAGACCGGCGCCTCCCTCTCGCCCAGTGGCTCACATCGGGCGAGAATCGCTACTTCGTCCGTGCGGTCGTGAACCGCGTCTGGCATCACTTAATGGGCCGGGGCCTCGTCCATCCCGCCGACGACATGCGGGAAACCAATGTGGCCTCCAACCCGCGCCTCCTGGACGCCCTGGGGCGCGAGTTCGTGCGGAGCGGATTCGATCTCAAGTCTCTGATCCGAACCATAGTGAACTCGGCCGCCTACCAGAGGAGCTCCCGGCCCCAGGACAACAGCCATGACCGGAAGTATTACTCCCACTATCTGATCCGGAGACTCCCCGCCGAGGTCCTGCTGGACGTGGTGTCCCAGGCCCTGGGGGTGCCCGAGAGCTTCGCCGGGCATCCTGAGGGCGTCCGGGCCCTGCAACTGCCCGACTCCCGCGTGAGCTCCTATGCCCTGACCCTCTTCGGACGCCCTTCCAGAGAAATCAACGCCTACTCGGAGCGGGTCCGAAGCTCCACGGTTCCCCAGGTCCTGCACCTCCTCAACGGGGAGCTCCTGAGCGCCAAGCTACGCTCCCCCGAAGGAAACCTTCAGCGGATGCTCGACCAGGGGTTCACGGATCGGGAGATCGTCCGCCGGATCTTCTGGAGTTCGCTTTCCCGGCCGCCGTCCCCGAGCGAAGAGGCGGAGGTCCTGGAAATGTTCGGCCCGGATGGAGGCTCGGCCTCCTCCGGTGATCGGGTCCGCCGGGAACTCCTGGAGGATTTCTGGGCGGGCGTGATGATGAGCAAGGAATTCCTCTTCAATCACTGA